The genomic stretch ATGACATCATCTCTCGCCGCACCGAACTGGGGCGGTTTCGCGGGTTGCAACTGCGCGAGTTGATCGAAGCGGTCTCCATGCGGATGAGCACACTGCTCGGCTGGACGGAAGAGGATCGCCAAAACGAAGTGACCGCCTGTTTGCGCGAATGTCACGTGACCAAATAGATGAAAAAACGAGCAGGCGCGCCGTAACGCGCACCTGCTCGTTTTCCTTTATGCGAAGAACTTGAACGCACTACCCACAAAACGATGCTGACGACCGCTGTAAGCAACAGTCGCGTGAAGCCCCAAGAGCGAAGTACGCCTTTTGAAAGGTCTGATACATTTCGTGGAGTGCATTATTTTTCTGTCTTATCAGATAATTTTAAGTTCAATCGCGGACGACACTCAAGTGCTCATGAACGATCTGCCAGCGCCCATCGCGTTTGGTCAACACGTTGGTGCCGCGCCCACTGCCCGCTTGCAGCACGCCGTCGATCAGGCCCTGCCAATGGAACTCATACGTGCAGGTAGACACCGACTCGCTTTGCGCCAGCCAGCGCACGCCGCGAATGCTGTACACTTCCTCCAAAACGGTCGCCCAACCTTTGTCAAAATAGGCTTGGATCTCGGCGGTGCCTTCACAATTGCTGTCGGTAAACCAGTAGACCGCATCTTCGGCGATCAACTCTGCCACCTGCGCAAAGTCATGCGAGTTGGTGGCGTCTTCGTACCGCTTCATAAACAGGTTCAATTCGGCGCTGAGCGTTTTGTTCATCGGAGATTACTCCTTTGCCATTTTCTTAGTCGCCTGTCGCTCCATCAATTCAGCGACCGCAGCTGCTTGGGCGCTGTCTTGAGAGCGAAGCGCTTCGACCACATGTTGCTGCAGTTCTGGAGATTTATTTTGATTGAGTTTTTGCTTGCCTTCCAACTTCGTGAGCACGATTTTAAACCCGACGATCCCGCCCAAGATGCGCTCGGCATAATCTTGGCTTTCTGCCATCTTCCAAGGCTTGGGCAACCCCGATTCAAAGAAGTCCACCGATCGATCCAACAGTTCCAACAGCGCTTCCCGCTCCTCGAACACTTCGATCTTGCCATACGCGTGCACCGCCGTATAGTTCCACGTCGGCACATTGTCCGCCTTTTGGTACCAGGTCGGTGAAATGTAGTGATGCGGGCCAGAAAAGACGACCAACACGTTATCGACTGTGCTCTGCCAATGCGGGTTGGCCCGCGCCATGTGTCCGTAGAGCACGCCGTACTCTCCTTCATCCACCAAGAAGAACGGCAGGTGTGTGCCCATCGGACCTTGCTCCGTTTGCGAGAAGAGAATGCCAAACGGTTGTGCTTCGATCATCTGCTTGATTTCAGCGACATCAACAACCTTAAAATGTTGCGGAGTATACATCTTGTGCTCCCTCCGTTTCTCTTTTAATTGTAATTCTTTCCTGCTCCTGTGTGAAGCTCGACCAAGAAGAATTGCGCATCCACTGGTTTTTTGCTTGCCTGCGCTGGAAGTTGCGAGTATGCTGTGTGTTCAGGAGAGCAAAGGAGGCAGAGAAGAAATGGAGATCTTGCTGATTCGTCACGGGGAGTCTGAAGCCGATCTGTTGCAGGTGCACGAAGGTCGGGCCGATTTCCCCTTGACGGAGCGCGGCCGACAGCAGGTGCGGGCGATGGCGGCACGAGTACAAGCGGAGATGCCGCCTGAACTCATTTTCGGAAGCACATTGCTGCGAGCACAAGAGACGGCCACCCTGTTGTCTGAGGCGGTCGGTTGCCCCTTGGAACTGTTGCCCGATCTGATGGAGATCAACAATGGCAAGCAGGCCGGACTGCCGCTTGCAGAAGGCGATCGACTCCATCCGATCCCGACCTTGCCGCATGTGCCATTCGAGGAAGGCGAGTCGTGGTTTCAATTTCGAATGCGGGCAGAAAGTGTCTTGTCACAGATCATCACGACCTGTGCCGGGAGAAACGAGCGGATCGCAATCGTTTCACACGGCGGGATGATCTCCGCACTGCTCCAGTCTTTCTTGCGGATGCCGGTGCTGAACACTTGCTATTTCCACTCGGGAGATACGGCGATTCATGTGTTGGTGCATCGAGAGCCGCAACGCATGGTGCGGGTGCTCAATGATACGGAGCATCTGAAGAGCCTCAGCTAGGCGATCTGCTTTTGGTACACTGTGCCAAGCTGTCTTAGTGTATTATCTAGCGGTACGCAAGGTACGCGAAAAAGAGCCTCACCGATCGGCGAGGCTCTTCTGCATCCTTCTGTTGTCGATCTGCTACGTTCGTCTACACGAGCGGTTGTGTGGCCAGCGGGCTCACAACTTCCGGGTCCGGCCAAAAAATCTCAGTGCCCGCTGCAGATGCTGTAGCGGTGTTCATCGCGAGCGCTGCGGCGGCGAGCAAAACAAGAAGTCCAGCTTTTTTCATAATACAATTCCCCTCTCTTCTAATATCTGCCGACTATATCTACGAATTTCCTCTAAGATGCCGACTGCCTGCTTGTGTTCGTTTGCTTCGAGATACAGTCCGGCAAGCTCGTACATCGTGTCATCCCATTCCTTGACTTCATCCATCTGCTTGAAACAATCGGCGGCCGACTGCAGACGACGAATCGCTTCCTCGCGCTGTGACCGCTTAACGGCCATCCGCCCGTACACGCGATTGATCCAAGCCTGATACAGGTGTAATTCTGGCAATAGTGCTCGGGCCTCTCGACACAACTCTTCCGCCTCTTGAAATTCCCCTTCGAGAAACAAAAGCTTGGCCAATTCCACTTTCGCCATGCCCTCTTCCTCTCGTTGCCCCAGTTCTTGGAGTTTGACGATCGCATCCTGCAGCATTCGCTTTGCTTCTTCTCCTCGACCCTGTTGGCCGTGTAGAACAGCGCAAGTCACTTGCGTTTTGACCGTCATGAGCACATTGTCCAAACCCTCAAAAATAGCCGTTGCCCGCTCCGAATAGGCCGACGCTTTCTCCAAGTCGTTGAGGCGTTTATAACTCATGCCAAGCCCCATGTACACTTTGCCGACTTGATACAGGCTGTTCGAACATTCGTAAAGGCCGGACGCTCCGTTGAAGTAATCGACCGCATCTTCCAAATTCCCCAGCTTGGAATGAACCAACCCCAAGTTGAACAAAATGCCCGCTTTCAAAAACACGTCTTGCTCGTCCATTTTGTCCGCTTCTTCCAACCCTTTGTGCCATTGATAGGCGGCCAGTTGATAGCGTTTGCGGCGGAATTCGATGTGACCGATGTTTTTCAAGGTGAGAGCCTGTTGCTGATGGTCTTGACGGAGGATGGATAGCTCGTAAACATTGTTGAACAGCCGTTCCGCATCCTCCAATTGCCCGGTGTGCAGATAGCAATCGGCCAGTTCGAACATGATATCCGTCGTCGAGATCTGGGAACGCGGAGTATCCAGCAGCTCTTTTAACAACGGGATCGCCGAACTGTGCTCCTTCGCTGCCACCATCGCCCGCGCCATCTTATATGTGCTCACATACTCCAAATTCAGATCGACATCTGACAATAGCTTCTCAAGCGGCACTTCCAACCTTTCTGCAATTGCGAAAAGAATCTTATAGGACGGTCGCGCCCGATCCGATTCGATCTGCGAAATCATGCTGGGGGTGCACAAACCTTTTGCCAAGTCAATCTGGGTGATTCCTTTCTTCATACGCAATTCACGAATACGCTGCCCGAGGGAAAACATATTGCCGGCCACCTGCCTTCCTATTTTATCTCACCTGCATAGATTATACAATAGGAGAATTAATTTGTCTATAAATACTTTACTATCATTTTATGTTTAAAATCATTTTGTCGAATCACACAACTTTTTTGATAGGCATTTACAGGGATATATTTCCTCCGCTGAAGATCTGCGACGCTTTTGGGGACAAAAAAAACCGCCTCTGGCACAAGGCGCAGAGGCGGATGCAACCCACCGATAATTTTCTCAAACCAGCGGTCGTCGCAATAGGAAAGTAGTGGTGTGATTCCGTCAACTCCATCGTACTCCGAAATAATTATGAAGTCAATCGTTATCAGAAAATTTCCGTTCATTACAACGCGGTTACAAAACGATTTCATGTAAGTTGCAAGCCCTGTAGGGTGCACTTACATCCCCGCTGCTTCTACTTCTGATTGTATGCCTTTTGCGGTCAGCGCAATCCGCCCTTTTTTCAGATCGACCGACAGCACCTTCACATCGAGCACATCCCCGATTGCCACCACATCCATCGGATGTTTGACAAAGCGATCGGACAGCACCGAAATGTGCACCAATCCGTCCTGCTTGACTCCGATGTCCACAAACGCGCCAAAATCGACGACGTTGCGCACCGTCCCTTTCAAGATCATGCCCGGCTGGAGATCTTCCATTTTCAGCACGTCGGTGCGGAACACTGGCTTGGGCAGTTCATCACGCGGGTCGCGGCCCGGTTTGCGCAACGCTTCGACGATGTCGCGCAACGTCGGCACGCCCGCCCCCAACTGCTCGGCCAGCGCGTCGAGATCGATCTGTTCCAGGCTCGCCTTCAGTTCGGCGCGTTTGCGCAGGTCGGCAACATCTTCGACCCGATAGCCTAGCGTTTGCAGCAGTTCCTTCGCCACCGCATAGGACTCCGGATGGATCGGCGTGTTGTCGAGCGGATTTTTCCCATCGGAAATGCGCAGGAAGCCCACCGCCTGTTGGTAGGTTTTCGGCCCCAAGCGCGGAACTTTGCCCAACTGCTTGCGATCTGTAAATTTGCCGACCTCTTCGCGGTACAGCACCACATTTTTCGCCACGTTCGCCGAAAGACCTGATATGTAAGACAACAGCGATGGCGACGCGGTATTCAGATCGACGCCGACCGAGTTGACCGCCGATTCGACGACGCCTGCAAGCTGCTCTTCCAAGCGTTTTTGCGACACGTCATGCTGATACAGACCTACGCCGATCGACTTCGGGTCGATCTTGACCAGTTCGGCCAACGGGTCTTGCAGACGACGGCCGATCGAAATGGCCGAACGCTCCGCCACGTCGAGGTCGGGAAACTCCTCCCCAGCCAGCTTCGATGCGGAGTAGACGGAGGCGCCCGCTTCGCTGACGATCAGATAGACCAGCTCCGGATGGGTCGATTTGACCTCTTGGATCAGATCGGCGACAAACAGTTCGGTCTCGCGGGATGCGGTGCCGTTGCCGATGGTGATCACTTCTACGCCGTGCTGGTCGATCAAGTTTTTGAAAATCCGCTTCGCCTCGTCGATCTTGTTCAGCGGCGGAGTCGGATAGGTGACGGCGATGGCCAGCACTTTGCCCGTTTCGTCGATCACCGCCACTTTACAGCCGGTGCGGTAGGCCGGATCGACGGCTAGCACCGTCTTACC from Tumebacillus algifaecis encodes the following:
- a CDS encoding YybH family protein, which gives rise to MNKTLSAELNLFMKRYEDATNSHDFAQVAELIAEDAVYWFTDSNCEGTAEIQAYFDKGWATVLEEVYSIRGVRWLAQSESVSTCTYEFHWQGLIDGVLQAGSGRGTNVLTKRDGRWQIVHEHLSVVRD
- a CDS encoding FMN-binding negative transcriptional regulator — translated: MYTPQHFKVVDVAEIKQMIEAQPFGILFSQTEQGPMGTHLPFFLVDEGEYGVLYGHMARANPHWQSTVDNVLVVFSGPHHYISPTWYQKADNVPTWNYTAVHAYGKIEVFEEREALLELLDRSVDFFESGLPKPWKMAESQDYAERILGGIVGFKIVLTKLEGKQKLNQNKSPELQQHVVEALRSQDSAQAAAVAELMERQATKKMAKE
- a CDS encoding histidine phosphatase family protein, with protein sequence MEILLIRHGESEADLLQVHEGRADFPLTERGRQQVRAMAARVQAEMPPELIFGSTLLRAQETATLLSEAVGCPLELLPDLMEINNGKQAGLPLAEGDRLHPIPTLPHVPFEEGESWFQFRMRAESVLSQIITTCAGRNERIAIVSHGGMISALLQSFLRMPVLNTCYFHSGDTAIHVLVHREPQRMVRVLNDTEHLKSLS
- a CDS encoding helix-turn-helix domain-containing protein; its protein translation is MFSLGQRIRELRMKKGITQIDLAKGLCTPSMISQIESDRARPSYKILFAIAERLEVPLEKLLSDVDLNLEYVSTYKMARAMVAAKEHSSAIPLLKELLDTPRSQISTTDIMFELADCYLHTGQLEDAERLFNNVYELSILRQDHQQQALTLKNIGHIEFRRKRYQLAAYQWHKGLEEADKMDEQDVFLKAGILFNLGLVHSKLGNLEDAVDYFNGASGLYECSNSLYQVGKVYMGLGMSYKRLNDLEKASAYSERATAIFEGLDNVLMTVKTQVTCAVLHGQQGRGEEAKRMLQDAIVKLQELGQREEEGMAKVELAKLLFLEGEFQEAEELCREARALLPELHLYQAWINRVYGRMAVKRSQREEAIRRLQSAADCFKQMDEVKEWDDTMYELAGLYLEANEHKQAVGILEEIRRYSRQILEERGIVL
- a CDS encoding Tex family protein: MTDFSKVIAGELKLRPQQVSAVTGLLDEGNTIPFIARYRKEMTGELDENQLRSIQERLQFLRNLSERRAEVHRLISEQEKMTDELAAAIAQATTLTELEDIYRPYRPKRKTRASVAREKGLEPLKSWLVAEGHGDVLQEATRYVDAEKGVASGEEALQGALDIYAEEVADDAPTRQKIRDLTRRKGSIKSAATGKGDEERDVYAQYAEHEERLEKLPPHRVLAMNRGEKEEALRISIIAPTGDIQRVLEQMHLPNKPTSASEHLRSALEDSYKRLIAPSIEREIRTMLTEVAEEQAIKVFAQNLKNLLLQSPIKGKTVLAVDPAYRTGCKVAVIDETGKVLAIAVTYPTPPLNKIDEAKRIFKNLIDQHGVEVITIGNGTASRETELFVADLIQEVKSTHPELVYLIVSEAGASVYSASKLAGEEFPDLDVAERSAISIGRRLQDPLAELVKIDPKSIGVGLYQHDVSQKRLEEQLAGVVESAVNSVGVDLNTASPSLLSYISGLSANVAKNVVLYREEVGKFTDRKQLGKVPRLGPKTYQQAVGFLRISDGKNPLDNTPIHPESYAVAKELLQTLGYRVEDVADLRKRAELKASLEQIDLDALAEQLGAGVPTLRDIVEALRKPGRDPRDELPKPVFRTDVLKMEDLQPGMILKGTVRNVVDFGAFVDIGVKQDGLVHISVLSDRFVKHPMDVVAIGDVLDVKVLSVDLKKGRIALTAKGIQSEVEAAGM